One window of the Nicotiana tabacum cultivar K326 chromosome 4, ASM71507v2, whole genome shotgun sequence genome contains the following:
- the LOC107788959 gene encoding O-fucosyltransferase 36: protein MMRDRESSDEEDDRENLIQQNERVNDHPKSPLRSTFQIDDVKDRFAFNRRFNFTFSKRYFLAIILPVLVLILYFTTDIKNLFQTTVTNIKYDGSINSMRESELRALYLLRQQQLGLFKLWNHTLVNDSSISKSSAVEDFKSDLLSQISLNKQIQQALLSSHQLGNLLITPDNSTDPSLGGLGRCRKVDHNLSQRKNVEWKPRSDKYLFAICVSGQMSNHLICLEKHMFFAALLNRILVIPSSKVDYEFNRVLDVDHINKCLGREVVVTYEEFAERRKSHVHIDKFICYFSQPQPCFLDDERVKKLKSLGVSMNKLEVAWSEDVKKPKKRTVQDIEAKFSTDDDVIAIGDVFFADVEKDWVMQPGGPISHKCKTLIEPSRLIMLTAQRFVQTFLGDNFVALHFRRHGFLKFCNAKKPSCFYPVPQAADCINRVIERASSPVIYLSTDAADSETGLLQSLVVFNGKTVPLVKRPARNSAEKWDALLYRHGLEGDSQVDAMLDKTICAMSSVFIGSSGSTFTDDILRLRKDWGSASLCDEYLCQGELPNFIADDE from the exons ATGATGAGGGACAGAGAATCCTCTGACGAAGAAGATGATCGAGAGAACTTGATCCAGCAAAACGAACGTGTAAATGACCATCCCAAATCTCCACTTCGCTCCACATTCCAAATCGACGATGTTAAGGACCGATTTGCCTTTAATCGTCGCTTTAATTTTACCTTCAGTAAGAGGTATTTCTTAGCAATTATTCTCCCAGTCTTAGTACTCATTCTTTATTTCACTACCGATATCAAAAACCTCTTCCAAACAACCGTTACTAACATCAAGTATGATGGTTCCATCAATTCCATGCGCGAGTCCGAATTGCGGGCTCTTTATTTGCTTAGACAACAGCAATTAGGGCTTTTTAAGCTGTGGAACCACACATTAGTTAATGATAGTTCTATTTCAAAGTCTTCTGCTGTTGAAGATTTCAAATCCGACTTGCTGAGTCAGATTTCACTAAATAAACAAATTCAACAGGCTCTTTTGTCCTCTCATCAATTAGGTAACTTGTTAATTACACCGGATAATTCTACAGATCCTAGCCTCGGTGGTTTAGGCAGGTGTAGGAAGGTGGATCACAACTTGTCACAGAGGAAAAATGTTGAGTGGAAACCGAGATCCGATAAGTACTTGTTTGCAATTTGTGTGTCCGGTCAAATGTCAAACCATTTGATTTGTTTGGAAAAGCATATGTTCTTCGCGGCTCTGCTCAACCGCATTTTGGTTATTCCGAGCTCAAAGGTTGACTATGAATTTAATCGAGTGTTAGATGTTGATCATATAAATAAATGCTTGGGGAGAGAAGTAGTTGTAACCTACGAGGAATTTGCAGAGAGGCGAAAGAGCCATGTGCACATAGATAAGTTCATTTGTTATTTCTCTCAGCCACAACCTTGTTTTTTGGACGATGAACGAGTTAAGAAGTTAAAGTCGTTAGGAGTTTCTATGAATAAGCTCGAAGTTGCTTGGAGTGAAGATGTTAAGAAGCCAAAGAAAAGGACTGTCCAAGATATAGAGGCAAAGTTTTCTACGGATGATGATGTTATTGCAATTGGTGATGTGTTCTTTGCTGATGTGGAGAAGGACTGGGTGATGCAGCCTGGTGGCCCCATTTCCCACAAATGCAAGACTCTCATTGAGCCAAGTCGTCTTATTATGCTTACAGCCCAGCGTTTCGTCCAAACATTCTTGGGAGATAATTTTGTCGCTCTACATTTCCGCAGACATGGTTTTCTGAAGTTCTG caATGCCAAGAAGCCAAGTTGCTTCTATCCCGTTCCTCAAGCTGCAGATTGTATCAATCGTGTGATTGAGAGGGCCAGTTCTCCAGTAATATATCTTTCCACAGATGCTGCAGATAGTGAAACTGGTTTACTTCAGTCACTTGTTGTATTCAATGGGAAGACTGTACCCCTTGTTAAAAGGCCTGCTCGAAACTCAGCTGAAAAATGGGATGCTTTATTGTACAGACATGGCCTTGAGGGAGATTCTCAG GTGGATGCTATGCTGGACAAGACAATTTGTGCTATGTCTAGTGTGTTCATTGGATCATCAGGGTCTACTTTTACCGATGATATTTTGCGGCTTCGGAAGGATTGGGGATCTGCATCGCTTTGTGATGAGTATCTATGTCAGGGTGAACTGCCAAATTTCATCGCCGATGATGAGTGA
- the LOC107788958 gene encoding uncharacterized protein LOC107788958 → MPLLDIATAQPCFQNNVCSVSSRTFFSTRFVHNKEYRLWNSFCIPQKAPNSKIKLFRGGLMIRAVATLEKGPTKNTHSNEEQNNFGGVRMGKYSGSSNSAVAEQPSEDDMELNDREKLRRMRISKANKGNIPWNKGRKHSPETLQLIRERTRLAMQDPKVKMKLVNLGHAQSEETRIKIGVAVRMGWERRRGKLMLQETCHYEWQNLIAEASRRGLQGEEELQWDSYEILNEQLEQEWIKSVEERKNMPRQKGNKRAPKSAEQRRKISEAIAAKWADPEYRTRVRSALNKYHGIADGVERKPSRRPVSDGQTRKRSPPKKKADEVDNLVKLEPKSQVQRVRLRRKHTPMYKDPLASSKLEMLKNIRAQRAAIDQKKIEAISRAKELIAEAEKAAEALEIAAQKSPVAHASLIETRKLISEAIQSIESIEKEVAFTDGNLSPPSTELISHTAAEIGALDDAGERINGWHAVMPLESGINDLENGQHALQGLLNGKSSALLSSSGEYDSLGDRDEVYQLISSVISPEKGANITQPSTSTQKLDGDEANESPGDEKKPLPNGLISESKIEEAPSLPPTTTTKKWVRGKLVEVGEGS, encoded by the exons ATGCCTTTATTAG ATATTGCTACAGCACAGCCTTGTTTTCAGAACAATGTCTGTTCAGTTAGTTCTAGAACCTTCTTTAGTACTAGGTTTGTACACAACAAGGAGtataggttgtggaattcttTCTGCATACCACAAAAAgctccaaattcaaaaattaagctATTTCGGGGTGGATTGATGATAAGGGCAGTAGCCACCCTCGAAAAAGGACCCACCAAAAACACACACAGCAATGAGGAACAAAACAATTTTGGTGGTGTGAGGATGGGCAAATATTCAGGAAGCTCGAATTCTGCTGTTGCCGAGCAACCAAGTGAGGATGATATGGAGTTGAATGACAGAGAGAAATTGAGGAGGATGAGGATATCTAAAGCTAATAAAGGGAACATACCTTGGAATAAAGGCAGGAAACACAGTCCAG AAACTTTACAACTGATTCGAGAGCGTACCAGACTTGCAATGCAGGATCCTAAG GTCAAAATGAAGTTAGTTAATCTGGGGCACGCTCAAAG TGAGGAAACAAGGATCAAAATTGGTGTTGCTGTAAGGATGGGGTGGGAGAGGCGCCGTGGGAAGTTGATGCTCCAGGAAACTTGCCACTATGAGTGGCAAAATTTAATTGCAGAAGCTTCTAGGAGAGGCCTTCAAGGTGAGGAAGAGTTGCAGTGGGACTCTTACGAGATATTGAACGAACAGCTTGAGCAGGAGTGGATAAAGAgtgttgaagaaagaaaaaatatgcCCAGGCAGAAGGGTAACAAGAGAGCTCCCAAATCTGCCGAACAGAGGAGGAAGATTTCAGAGGCCATTGCAGCCAAATGGGCTGATCCC GAATACCGTACTCGGGTCCGTTCTGCTCTGAATAAATATCATGGCATAGCTGATGGGGTTGAAAGAAAACCAAGTCGAAGGCCTGTTAGTGATGGACAGACCAGAAAAAGAAGCCCTCCGAAAAAGAAAGCTGATGAAGTGGATAATTTAGTAAAGCTGGAGCCCAAGAGCCAAGTTCAACGTGTTCGATTGAGGAGAAAACACACACCAATGTATAAGGATCCTTTGGCTAGTTCCAAGTTAGAAATGTTAAAGAATATAAGGGCACAGAGAGCAGCTATTGACCAGAAGAAGATTGAAGCCATTTCGAGAGCAAA AGAATTGATAGCTGAGGCTGAGAAGGCTGCAGAGGCCCTGGAAATAGCTGCCCAGAAGAGCCCTGTTGCTCATGCATCGCTCATTGAAACACGGAAGCTCATTTCTGAAGCAATCCAGTCCATTGAATCTATAGAGAAAGAGGTGGCTTTTACAGATGGAAATCTTTCACCACCTTCAACTGAGCTGATAAGCCACACTGCAGCTGAGATTGGAGCTCTAGATGATGCTGGTGAAAGAATAAATGGTTGGCATGCTGTGATGCCTCTGGAAAGTGGTATCAATGATTTAGAAAATGGACAACATGCCTTGCAAGGTTTACTGAATGGTAAAAGCAGTGCTCTCTTGTCAAGCTCGGGTGAATATGACTCACTGGGTGACAGGGACGAAGTCTATCAATTGATTTCCAGTGTGATTTCTCCCGAAAAAGGAGCCAATATCACACAGCCCTCCACCTCCACTCAGAAACTTGACGGAGATGAAGCTAATGAAAGCCCAGGAGATGAAAAGAAACCACTTCCAAACGGATTGATATCTGAGTCAAAGATTGAGGAGGCGCCAAGTCTGCCCCCGACAACCACCACCAAGAAATGGGTACGTGGGAAGCTGGTTGAAGTAGGTGAAGGATCTTAG